A stretch of the Gracilinanus agilis isolate LMUSP501 chromosome 4, AgileGrace, whole genome shotgun sequence genome encodes the following:
- the LOC123245908 gene encoding quinone oxidoreductase-like protein 2 → MAAAGLAQYLSHRLVPRTLQTRLLYRKDKPGCCHYYRAAICKKLKEPLTIEEVPPRPIQPDEVRVDVHFCGVNFADILTCRGQYQESPSLPFTPGLELAGQVMETGTNVSTVKEGDRVISVTNFNTMAEQCIVDQKEVWQIPEGVSYQEAAALPACYGTAMLALEHRAQTQPGETVLVTAAAGATGLASIDVASNILQAKVIAAAGSDEKCELALQRGAKSAVNYSQGNLKEELKKLTGGQGVNVVIEAVGGEVCRAALHRCIEVTIWEGLEWW, encoded by the exons ATGGCTGCAGCTGGGTTAGCACAGTATCTGTCCCATCGTCTGGTTCCTAGGACTCTCCAAACCCGGCTACTATACAG AAAGGACAAACCTGGCTGTTGTCACTACTACAGGGCAGCAATCTGTAAGAAGCTGAAGGAACCCTTGACTATTGAAGAAGTCCCCCCTCGTCCTATCCAGCCTGATGAG GTCAGAGTTGATGTCCATTTCTGTGGGGTTAACTTTGCGGACATCTTGACCTGCCGAGGGCAGTATCAGGAGAGTCCATCACTTCCCTTCACACCTG GACTAGAGCTTGCAGGACAGGTAATGGAGACGGGCACGAATGTCAGCACAGTGAAAGAG ggAGATAGGGTCATTAGTGTGACTAACTTTAATACCATGGCTGAACAATGCATTGTTGATCAGAAG GAAGTGTGGCAGATTCCAGAAGGAGTCTCCTACCAAGAAGCTGCTGCCCTTCCTGCATGTTATGGCACTGCCATGTTGGCTTTGGAGCATCGGGCACAGACACAGCCTGG GGAAACTGTTTTGGTGACAGCAGCAGCTGGAGCCACAGGACTTGCCTCGATAGATGTAGCATCAAACATTCTCCAGGCCAAG GTGATTGCAGCTGCTGGAAGTGATGAGAAATGCGAGCTGGCACTGCAGAGAGGGGCGAAGTCCGCTGTGAATTACAGTCAAGGCAACCTGAAGGAGGAACTGAAGAAGTTAACAGGCGGGCAGGGGGTCAATGTAGTCATTGAAGCTGTGGGAGGCGAAGTCTGCCGGGCGGCACTCCACAGGTGCATTGAAGTCACCATTTGGGAGGGACTGGAATGGTGGTGA